The Algoriphagus sp. TR-M9 genome has a window encoding:
- a CDS encoding RagB/SusD family nutrient uptake outer membrane protein: MTTKNIFKPFLGIALSGLLLGGCNEDFLDVVPTDRVSDASILSDSTLFEAYVINRYLGVRLTNKEGDGNVPGFGRGFEYAMWSSLTDESIYNNDDNTWFIQQGQLSPQNTGIAGTFWGRSYRSIREVNYALANIGELEMSQSGKDLLIAELKFIRAFRYFDLIKNYGDVVLMGDNVAQLGDDFTDPSFYERAPKEEAIAYVIQELDAAAAVLPQTNSGAWLEGRATKGAALALKSRLLLYAASPLYNDGGSNAQKWQEAAQAAQAVIDLGQYSLYQQGYGELFLTPQSNSEIIFARYYNINSRHTALEIANGPNGYDGWGGNVPLQNLVDDYEMMDGTPFDWEDETHAAAPYDNRDPRFYETILYNGAPYRNREVETFLPNGRDSQGGPSNWNTSKTGYYLRKFINEELPIQNPWEVAGTQNWIYFRYAEILLNYAEAQNEAVGPDASVYDAINSIRSRSGVEMPALPAGLSQDEMRERIHHERRIELAFEEHRYYDVRRWMTADEVENTPAYGMEIVKEADGSLTYNRKISLTGKKFETQNYWLPIPRSEILASNNQLEQNPGY; the protein is encoded by the coding sequence ATGACTACTAAAAATATATTTAAACCATTCCTGGGAATAGCGCTGAGTGGCCTGTTGCTGGGAGGATGTAATGAGGATTTTCTTGATGTGGTTCCCACAGACAGAGTTTCGGATGCATCAATTCTTTCCGATTCCACGCTTTTTGAAGCTTATGTGATCAATCGATACCTAGGGGTAAGATTGACCAATAAAGAGGGGGACGGTAACGTTCCGGGCTTTGGGCGTGGATTTGAATACGCCATGTGGAGCTCGCTTACAGATGAGTCCATTTACAATAACGATGACAATACCTGGTTCATACAGCAAGGCCAGCTTTCACCGCAAAATACGGGGATAGCAGGGACTTTCTGGGGAAGGTCGTACAGAAGTATTCGTGAGGTAAACTATGCTTTGGCAAATATCGGCGAACTGGAAATGAGCCAGTCTGGAAAGGATTTGCTGATCGCAGAACTCAAATTTATCCGTGCATTCCGCTACTTTGATCTGATCAAAAATTATGGGGATGTGGTATTGATGGGAGACAATGTAGCCCAGCTGGGGGATGATTTCACAGACCCATCCTTCTATGAGCGCGCACCCAAAGAAGAAGCCATTGCTTATGTAATTCAGGAACTGGATGCCGCAGCAGCAGTTTTACCACAGACCAACAGTGGGGCTTGGCTGGAAGGACGTGCGACCAAAGGAGCTGCACTGGCGCTGAAGTCACGCTTGTTACTTTATGCTGCAAGTCCTCTGTACAACGATGGAGGTAGTAATGCACAGAAATGGCAAGAGGCTGCTCAGGCTGCCCAGGCTGTGATTGATCTGGGTCAGTATTCTCTTTATCAGCAAGGCTATGGAGAGTTGTTCTTGACTCCGCAAAGCAATTCGGAAATCATTTTCGCCAGGTATTACAATATCAATTCAAGACATACTGCCTTGGAAATTGCCAATGGTCCAAATGGCTATGATGGTTGGGGAGGGAATGTTCCACTTCAGAATCTAGTTGACGATTATGAGATGATGGACGGGACTCCATTTGATTGGGAAGATGAGACCCATGCAGCTGCTCCTTATGATAACCGTGACCCGAGATTTTATGAGACTATTCTCTACAACGGAGCCCCATATAGAAACAGGGAGGTAGAGACATTCCTGCCTAATGGACGCGATAGTCAAGGTGGCCCTTCCAACTGGAATACCAGCAAGACTGGGTATTACTTAAGAAAATTCATAAATGAAGAGCTTCCGATTCAAAATCCTTGGGAAGTGGCAGGTACGCAAAACTGGATTTATTTCAGATATGCTGAAATCCTGCTCAACTATGCAGAAGCACAGAACGAAGCCGTAGGCCCGGATGCCAGTGTATATGATGCAATCAATTCGATTAGAAGTAGATCAGGTGTAGAAATGCCTGCCTTGCCTGCTGGTTTGAGTCAGGATGAAATGCGCGAAAGAATCCACCATGAGCGAAGAATCGAACTAGCCTTCGAGGAACATAGATACTATGATGTAAGAAGGTGGATGACCGCAGATGAAGTGGAAAATACACCTGCTTATGGGATGGAGATTGTAAAAGAAGCAGATGGTAGCTTGACCTACAACAGGAAGATTTCCCTGACTGGGAAGAAATTTGAAACACAAAATTACTGGTTGCCTATTCCGAGGTCAGAAATTTTGGCCTCAAACAATCAACTGGAACAGAATCCTGGTTATTAA
- a CDS encoding SusC/RagA family TonB-linked outer membrane protein produces MLTQLPARAWLYCMSLLLAMMCTVPNVFGQEKISGQILDETGTGLPGASVLLKGTTTGAVTDLDGNFTLSFAPTENATLSISFIGYVTQERVIQSGESRITVQLVPDEQSLNEVVVVGYGEQKKATLTGSVSQVEGRDLKNSPQPNISNSLSGRFSGIIANNRGGEPGYDGSSISIRGLATTGNNDVLVVVDGVPGQIGGLERLNPNDIESISVLKDASAAIYGSRAANGVILVTTKRGKSGKPVISYSFNQGFSSPTRLPEMADAGTYGQIRNEIAYYNNPQGGLNQVYSEDELGMFRDGSDPLNYPNTDWAAAALENFALQSQHDLSIRGGSDNVTYFLSLGKTGQDGLYKDGATRYDQYSFRSNVDADITDKLTVGLSLSGRKEDRQYPTSSAGNIFRSIYRAYPTVAAVYPNGLPSSGIENSNPVVMATEQGGLNQNPRYIFNGILRGKYEFGFLDGLSAEGFFSVDESSDRSRNFSTPYTLYNYDRTSGAYNPVVVGGGPDQEPSLSETHYSQSMIVSNIRLNFKHYFGDHFIDAFAGYEQSENRSHTLGASRLHFPTAETPELSQGGAAASDYDNWGSSYNYTRKSYLSRIAYNYNEKYLAELQMRVDGSSNFPADSRYGFFPSLSVGYRISEEDWFREKLGFFDDLKFRASYGKLGNDNVGQFQYFDNYSFNNRYILGDEVNTGIDLTRLANPNITWEVATKTDVGFNAIWLQKFTTEFIYFQQDRSKILTIRNASIPGTSGIVNPYDGQSLVPAENIGEVKSHGFESTVGYRHEGNFSFGVAGNFTYAKNEIVYIDEAAGVLDYQRQTGNPMNTYLLYNAIGIFRSQEELDSTPHVPGAIVGDLIYEDFNGDGEINADDMTRTKYGNIPQITFGMTLNAAWKNWDFSAVISGQTQVNQYVLPESGTVGNFYSSWADNRYSPTNPEGTFPRVSERASSAVSGGLYRNNFWLNDASFARLKNVQIGYNVPQPVLDKLSISSLKIYANAFNLFTLTGVKDYDPEGSSESGQFYPQQKIINLGVNIQF; encoded by the coding sequence ATGCTAACACAATTACCAGCCAGGGCATGGCTGTATTGTATGTCATTGTTACTTGCAATGATGTGCACTGTGCCCAATGTATTTGGTCAGGAAAAAATCTCAGGCCAAATTCTGGATGAAACCGGCACGGGACTCCCAGGAGCTTCCGTTTTATTAAAAGGTACTACTACAGGTGCTGTCACGGATTTGGATGGCAATTTTACCTTGTCATTTGCCCCAACTGAAAATGCTACTTTAAGTATATCTTTTATTGGGTATGTAACTCAGGAGCGTGTTATCCAAAGCGGGGAAAGTAGAATCACTGTGCAACTGGTCCCTGACGAGCAATCACTCAATGAAGTAGTGGTTGTAGGATATGGTGAGCAAAAGAAAGCCACCCTCACAGGATCTGTATCCCAAGTGGAAGGCAGGGATTTGAAAAACAGTCCACAACCCAATATTTCTAATTCACTTTCTGGTAGATTCTCAGGGATCATCGCCAACAACAGAGGAGGCGAACCTGGATACGATGGATCCAGTATCAGTATCCGGGGCTTGGCTACTACAGGAAACAATGACGTGCTTGTTGTAGTAGATGGTGTCCCAGGTCAGATTGGAGGGTTGGAGCGACTCAATCCAAATGACATAGAAAGTATTTCAGTTTTAAAGGATGCTTCTGCAGCGATCTATGGTTCCAGAGCTGCTAACGGTGTGATTCTAGTGACCACCAAGCGTGGTAAATCTGGTAAACCGGTGATTTCCTACAGCTTTAATCAAGGTTTTTCCTCCCCGACAAGATTACCGGAGATGGCTGATGCGGGTACTTATGGTCAGATTAGAAATGAAATTGCTTATTACAATAATCCGCAGGGTGGATTGAATCAGGTTTATTCTGAGGATGAGCTGGGGATGTTCAGAGACGGTTCCGATCCCCTCAACTATCCGAACACGGATTGGGCGGCTGCAGCTTTGGAGAATTTTGCTTTGCAAAGCCAACATGACCTGAGCATCAGAGGGGGATCAGACAATGTGACCTATTTCTTGTCATTAGGAAAAACAGGTCAGGATGGATTGTATAAAGATGGCGCTACTCGCTACGATCAATACAGCTTCCGCTCCAATGTGGACGCTGATATCACTGATAAACTGACTGTGGGACTATCCCTTTCCGGCAGGAAAGAAGATAGACAATACCCAACTTCAAGTGCCGGAAATATATTCCGTTCGATCTACAGAGCTTATCCTACAGTAGCGGCAGTGTATCCTAATGGCCTTCCGTCTTCAGGAATCGAAAATTCAAATCCAGTGGTGATGGCCACAGAGCAAGGTGGTTTGAACCAGAATCCCCGCTATATCTTTAACGGTATCCTAAGAGGTAAATATGAGTTTGGCTTCCTGGATGGACTTTCTGCAGAAGGATTCTTCTCAGTGGATGAAAGCTCTGACAGATCCAGAAACTTTAGTACTCCCTACACTTTGTACAATTATGACCGCACCTCAGGTGCTTACAATCCTGTGGTAGTAGGAGGAGGACCGGATCAGGAGCCTTCGCTTTCTGAGACCCACTATTCTCAATCCATGATCGTATCCAATATCCGTTTGAACTTCAAGCATTATTTTGGAGACCATTTTATAGATGCTTTTGCAGGCTATGAGCAGAGTGAAAATAGATCGCATACGCTGGGAGCTTCCAGACTTCATTTCCCTACGGCAGAAACTCCTGAATTGTCTCAAGGTGGAGCAGCTGCCTCCGATTACGACAACTGGGGAAGTAGCTACAACTACACCAGGAAAAGTTACCTGAGTAGAATTGCCTACAACTACAATGAAAAGTACCTGGCTGAGCTCCAGATGAGAGTGGACGGCTCGTCCAATTTCCCGGCGGATAGCCGATATGGATTTTTCCCTTCTCTTTCTGTAGGTTATAGGATTTCTGAAGAAGATTGGTTCAGAGAGAAGTTAGGCTTCTTTGATGACCTGAAATTCAGAGCTTCTTACGGTAAACTTGGAAATGATAATGTGGGACAGTTCCAGTATTTTGACAACTATTCTTTCAATAACCGCTATATCCTTGGTGATGAGGTAAACACGGGCATCGATCTCACTAGATTGGCCAATCCGAATATTACCTGGGAAGTTGCAACCAAAACAGATGTGGGCTTTAACGCCATCTGGCTTCAGAAATTCACTACTGAGTTCATTTATTTCCAGCAGGACAGAAGTAAAATTTTGACCATCCGAAACGCCTCCATTCCGGGTACTTCAGGAATTGTAAATCCCTATGACGGTCAGTCCCTGGTGCCTGCCGAGAATATAGGCGAAGTGAAAAGCCATGGTTTTGAGTCCACGGTAGGCTATCGTCACGAAGGTAACTTCAGCTTTGGCGTAGCAGGAAACTTTACCTATGCCAAAAATGAAATTGTTTACATCGATGAGGCGGCTGGGGTTCTAGACTATCAGCGTCAGACAGGCAATCCAATGAACACTTACCTGCTCTACAATGCAATCGGTATTTTCAGAAGCCAGGAAGAATTGGACAGTACGCCACATGTACCCGGTGCAATAGTAGGAGACTTGATTTATGAAGATTTCAACGGAGACGGAGAGATCAATGCTGATGACATGACCCGGACGAAGTATGGTAATATTCCTCAGATTACGTTTGGAATGACTTTGAATGCAGCCTGGAAAAACTGGGATTTCTCAGCGGTGATTTCTGGACAGACGCAGGTGAACCAATACGTATTGCCGGAGTCTGGTACTGTGGGTAATTTCTACAGCAGCTGGGCGGACAACCGCTATTCTCCTACCAATCCAGAGGGAACTTTCCCAAGAGTAAGCGAGCGTGCTTCTTCCGCAGTAAGTGGTGGTTTGTATAGAAATAACTTCTGGTTGAACGATGCTTCCTTTGCCCGATTGAAGAATGTACAGATTGGTTACAATGTGCCTCAGCCGGTGTTGGATAAGCTCTCAATCAGCAGCTTGAAGATTTATGCCAATGCATTCAACCTATTTACACTTACCGGAGTGAAAGATTATGACCCGGAAGGTTCTAGTGAAAGCGGACAGTTCTACCCGCAGCAGAAGATCATCAACCTTGGTGTAAACATTCAATTCTAA
- a CDS encoding two-component regulator propeller domain-containing protein, producing MKPTIITLLLLCFCRIGSGQNFDSSSIFTRQDQLTFYLLDVQNGLSNNYINQIEQDSLGFIWIATIDGLNRYDGHGFQIYRKSNRNPAGGPMANYIEQLIIDQNQHLLLATNKGLSTYDPKSDSFIHSDLFRGLNPNSISNIIDGPQGHKIITSFEGDIKVLDADSVIASFTHQLSGSNALSSTRISALAMQGDSILWVGHFDRGLDKIDLRLNKLTALEDSASSFPANINSLFTDDLGNLWVGSNTGIRVITTQGDTLKLQASEQPKLGLSDGNVLCFEKGPFGNLWIGTRNGGLNILNSARFLKDQTIELKWFKPEQDGSSVFNRTVSSLKLSKDGYMWIGTSTGINFVNPQGEPVQLIQRHLSKTETISHDRIGSLAEGNNGKIWIGTDGGGLDYFDPRTERISHYAHNPEDPNSLSNNYIISLLEDSKDRLWVGTYQGGLNLLDTETGKSKHYLQGSQENGHDVRKIFEGKNGQIWVGTNRGGLYRYHPPIDDFDYVRQLGKIDIRDIAEDNLGNLWLATFGDGIIRYNYLTGEQELFNENTIPGFPVEVVFAIEVLENGEVIAGSRYEGLIRLNPETKAFTLFTDESGLSNNSINSMAKGKDGKIWLGTYRGISFFDPKTNEVGNLNSINNIQLAEFNIGAALVTQSGEVYMGGNKGINAFNPKTLDSQANNYPLIFTDLRLMNKKASVINDADGFRLSQALPYLPELDLAHDQSLISVDFVALKLPIGKDVNYAYKLEPFHSQWIETNQTGTANLSNIPPGEYTLMARASSGTKTIAENEIAITIHPPFWKTWPAYLLYLILLLTLVVTGMRYYAERLKLKNSLLFEKKQRHLEHELNEERVQFFTGFSHELKTPLTLIIAPVEDLLLETKNAKHLKVLKLIQKNATYLHEMISKLLEFRNAELNVNELNIKSQPIVKPVKQWIEQYQPLARHKGIRLKSELPQPDFIAAVDIQKLHIIFNNLLSNALKYCRTNNQITVLVKELSGEFELCICDNGPGIPYEHQQHVFNWYYQSGVNTEEKGTGIGLALTKRLVEDHQGSIELQSQPGKGCCFTIRIPVKAPENQQSSLHVEPTSEWLPDPQPAKLHANISFDLEGNREVVLVIDDNPQILEYMETLLADDYDLIFAENGNQGLEKAKQYIPDLIISDIMMPEKNGIDLCGVLKENPGTTHIPVILLSAKSNTESITSGYGKGADDYITKPFEGKILKSRIRNLLNAKIRLRTYFLEKNTQQEELSPSEKSAVGREKSFLRELETHILSGIAEQVTDVDTISQAMGMSRTSLFRKLKALTGQNINQYTRSVKLKKAAALIKEEKLGVAQAAYEVGFTSVKYFRKLFKEQFGHLPSEIHETEMYEKKKE from the coding sequence ATGAAGCCTACTATTATAACCTTGCTATTACTTTGCTTTTGCCGGATCGGCAGTGGTCAAAATTTTGATTCTAGCTCAATTTTCACCAGACAGGATCAACTGACGTTTTACCTTCTTGACGTGCAAAACGGCTTGTCCAATAATTACATCAATCAAATTGAACAGGACTCCCTGGGATTCATCTGGATCGCAACCATAGACGGACTCAATCGATACGATGGGCATGGCTTCCAGATTTATAGAAAAAGCAACAGGAATCCAGCCGGAGGCCCCATGGCAAACTACATAGAGCAGTTGATAATAGATCAGAACCAGCACCTACTACTAGCCACCAATAAAGGATTAAGTACCTATGACCCAAAATCTGATTCTTTCATTCATTCAGACTTATTCAGAGGGTTAAATCCAAACTCAATCAGCAATATCATCGACGGACCCCAGGGTCATAAAATCATTACCAGCTTCGAAGGAGACATAAAGGTGCTGGATGCCGACAGCGTAATCGCCTCATTTACTCATCAACTTTCAGGTTCAAATGCCCTTTCATCCACACGCATTTCAGCGCTAGCTATGCAGGGAGATTCCATCCTTTGGGTAGGGCATTTTGACCGAGGACTGGACAAAATAGATTTGCGACTAAACAAACTAACGGCTCTGGAGGATTCAGCCTCCTCCTTTCCTGCAAACATCAATTCGCTTTTCACCGATGATTTAGGCAATCTGTGGGTAGGTTCAAATACTGGAATTCGCGTGATCACTACCCAAGGAGATACGCTCAAGCTACAGGCTTCCGAGCAGCCCAAGCTAGGCTTGAGTGATGGAAATGTACTTTGCTTTGAAAAAGGGCCTTTTGGAAATCTCTGGATCGGCACCAGAAATGGTGGATTGAATATCCTGAATTCAGCCCGGTTTTTGAAAGATCAAACGATCGAACTGAAATGGTTTAAGCCCGAACAAGATGGAAGTAGTGTATTCAACCGGACTGTCTCCAGCCTGAAGCTTAGCAAGGATGGATACATGTGGATTGGAACCAGTACGGGAATAAATTTTGTAAATCCTCAGGGCGAACCTGTACAACTTATCCAACGCCACCTTTCCAAAACAGAAACGATTTCCCACGATAGAATCGGATCGCTCGCAGAGGGAAACAACGGCAAAATCTGGATCGGTACAGACGGCGGAGGTTTGGATTACTTTGACCCACGAACCGAGCGAATCAGCCATTATGCGCATAATCCCGAAGATCCCAACAGCCTCTCCAATAATTACATAATTTCCCTTTTGGAAGACAGTAAAGACCGACTTTGGGTAGGGACTTACCAGGGTGGGTTGAATTTATTGGATACGGAAACAGGCAAATCCAAGCATTACCTCCAGGGAAGCCAAGAAAACGGACATGATGTGCGTAAAATCTTTGAAGGAAAAAATGGACAGATATGGGTGGGTACGAACAGAGGTGGACTGTATCGCTACCATCCACCCATCGACGATTTTGATTACGTCAGACAGCTGGGAAAAATAGACATCCGTGACATAGCCGAAGATAACCTGGGAAATCTCTGGCTGGCTACCTTCGGTGACGGGATTATCCGGTACAACTATCTAACAGGAGAACAAGAGCTCTTCAATGAAAACACCATCCCAGGTTTTCCTGTCGAAGTAGTGTTTGCCATAGAAGTGCTGGAAAATGGCGAGGTAATCGCCGGCAGTCGCTATGAGGGACTGATCCGATTAAACCCAGAAACCAAAGCATTCACTCTTTTTACCGATGAAAGCGGGCTCAGCAACAATTCCATCAACAGCATGGCCAAAGGTAAAGACGGAAAAATCTGGCTTGGCACCTATAGAGGCATCAGTTTTTTCGATCCAAAGACCAATGAGGTGGGCAATCTCAACTCGATCAATAACATCCAACTTGCAGAATTCAACATCGGAGCAGCGCTGGTCACCCAATCTGGCGAAGTGTACATGGGTGGAAATAAGGGCATCAATGCCTTCAATCCTAAAACCCTGGACAGTCAAGCCAATAACTACCCCTTGATTTTCACAGACCTTCGATTGATGAATAAAAAAGCATCTGTAATAAATGATGCAGATGGCTTCAGGCTCTCTCAGGCACTTCCTTACCTGCCTGAGCTCGACTTAGCCCACGATCAATCTTTGATATCTGTAGATTTTGTAGCCTTAAAACTTCCCATAGGAAAAGATGTAAACTACGCTTATAAATTGGAGCCATTCCATAGTCAATGGATAGAAACCAATCAAACGGGAACTGCTAATCTCAGTAACATTCCGCCGGGGGAATATACACTCATGGCCCGAGCAAGTTCTGGTACCAAAACCATAGCAGAAAATGAAATAGCAATCACAATCCATCCTCCATTTTGGAAAACCTGGCCAGCATATCTACTATATCTTATTTTATTGCTGACCTTGGTGGTGACGGGAATGCGCTACTATGCCGAACGGTTGAAGTTGAAAAACTCGCTTCTATTTGAAAAAAAACAAAGGCATCTGGAACATGAGCTCAACGAAGAACGCGTACAGTTTTTCACCGGATTTTCCCATGAGCTTAAAACTCCCCTAACGCTGATCATCGCTCCTGTGGAAGATTTATTACTTGAAACTAAAAATGCAAAGCATCTCAAAGTCCTGAAGCTAATCCAGAAAAATGCCACCTACCTGCATGAAATGATTTCCAAACTTCTTGAGTTCAGAAATGCAGAACTCAATGTCAACGAGCTGAATATAAAATCCCAGCCAATCGTGAAACCTGTCAAACAATGGATAGAGCAGTATCAGCCACTAGCCCGTCACAAAGGCATCAGGCTCAAGAGCGAATTACCTCAACCTGATTTTATAGCAGCAGTTGATATCCAAAAGCTTCATATCATTTTCAACAACCTGCTTTCCAACGCCTTAAAGTACTGCCGGACAAATAATCAGATAACCGTGCTAGTCAAAGAACTAAGCGGAGAGTTTGAGCTCTGTATCTGCGATAATGGACCTGGAATTCCCTACGAGCATCAGCAACACGTGTTTAACTGGTACTACCAAAGCGGTGTAAATACTGAGGAAAAAGGTACAGGAATTGGTTTGGCGCTCACCAAAAGACTTGTTGAAGACCATCAAGGTTCTATAGAACTTCAAAGTCAGCCAGGAAAAGGATGTTGCTTTACGATCAGAATTCCCGTGAAAGCGCCTGAAAATCAGCAGAGCTCACTTCATGTCGAGCCTACTAGTGAATGGCTTCCGGATCCACAGCCTGCTAAGTTGCATGCAAACATCAGTTTCGATCTGGAGGGAAACCGTGAGGTGGTATTGGTCATAGATGACAATCCGCAAATTCTGGAGTATATGGAAACACTACTTGCAGATGATTATGATCTGATTTTTGCAGAGAACGGAAATCAAGGCTTGGAAAAAGCAAAGCAGTATATTCCTGATCTGATCATTTCGGACATCATGATGCCAGAAAAAAACGGCATTGACCTCTGCGGAGTCCTAAAGGAAAATCCGGGAACCACCCATATTCCTGTGATCTTGCTTTCTGCCAAAAGCAATACCGAGAGCATCACTTCTGGATATGGAAAGGGCGCAGATGATTATATTACCAAGCCATTTGAAGGTAAAATTCTAAAATCCAGAATCAGAAACCTTCTAAACGCAAAAATCCGCCTTCGCACCTATTTTCTGGAAAAAAACACCCAGCAAGAGGAGCTTTCACCCTCTGAAAAGAGTGCTGTTGGTAGGGAAAAGTCCTTTTTGAGAGAATTGGAAACACATATTCTAAGCGGAATAGCAGAGCAAGTCACTGATGTGGACACGATCTCTCAGGCTATGGGGATGAGCAGAACTTCTCTCTTCAGAAAACTTAAAGCACTCACTGGCCAGAACATCAACCAGTACACCCGCTCGGTCAAATTAAAGAAGGCTGCTGCCCTCATCAAAGAAGAAAAACTTGGTGTAGCTCAGGCAGCTTACGAAGTCGGTTTTACCAGCGTGAAATATTTCAGAAAGCTTTTCAAGGAGCAATTCGGACATCTGCCGTCAGAAATCCATGAAACTGAAATGTACGAGAAAAAGAAAGAATAG
- a CDS encoding phosphatase PAP2 family protein → MKRKKNRICQAQRILVYSLIPISLLVSLIPKGNLELWTNQFHHPVLDFFFLYWTNLGDGILFLWLIPILTLKRLSYGIFMCISALLQGIVISICKQGLFKGMPRPIEYLQGIDFYQVPGLNLHHWNSFPSGHTATAMGIAAGLMIIYYKDRRLKHAFLLTGLLVAFSRVYLMQHFYIDILVGSLVGISCTWVARELTLRYFSKKIFRKSLFKTKPSKTRTRKIKQQITAKRASA, encoded by the coding sequence ATGAAAAGGAAAAAAAATAGGATTTGTCAAGCACAAAGAATTCTGGTTTACAGCCTGATCCCTATTTCTTTGCTTGTTTCGCTTATACCCAAAGGAAACCTGGAACTATGGACCAACCAGTTCCACCATCCCGTTCTTGATTTTTTCTTTCTATACTGGACTAATCTAGGCGATGGAATCTTGTTTTTATGGCTGATTCCCATCTTAACCTTGAAGCGATTGTCCTATGGAATCTTTATGTGCATCAGCGCACTCCTGCAAGGGATAGTTATAAGTATTTGTAAACAGGGACTATTCAAAGGCATGCCAAGGCCAATTGAATACCTCCAAGGAATAGACTTTTACCAGGTTCCTGGGTTAAACCTACACCATTGGAACTCTTTTCCTTCAGGACATACAGCCACTGCTATGGGGATTGCAGCGGGGTTAATGATCATTTATTACAAAGACCGCAGGCTCAAACATGCATTTTTGCTCACCGGACTTCTGGTTGCATTCAGTAGAGTTTATTTGATGCAACACTTTTATATTGATATTTTAGTTGGATCTCTGGTTGGAATAAGTTGTACCTGGGTAGCGAGAGAACTTACACTAAGGTATTTTTCTAAAAAAATCTTCCGGAAATCCCTATTCAAAACAAAGCCCTCCAAAACCCGGACACGAAAAATCAAACAACAAATTACGGCAAAACGGGCATCTGCCTGA